The following is a genomic window from Alkaliphilus sp. B6464.
GCAAGGTATCTTTTTCCTTAAGCTTTTGACTTAGCTCCTCTTTAATTACTTTAAGCTCTTTTAGTATCGCTCTAAACTCAATTAAAGAATTAATTGTTAAAGTAACGTCTACAACAAAAATAACTAGGATTATATTATATAATGGCTCTATCATAAAGTTAGGTATTGAATATATGATTTCTTGTATTTTATAATTTAAAACCCTCATTAAAAATACTGATGCAGCTCCCCACATAATCGAAAATCTTAAGCACACATATCCTTTTAAATTAAACTTTTCATTAGTATAATCCCACCATTTTGTATCAAATGCTATCTCTAAAACATAGCCTGTTATATATTCTAAAATAGTAGCTACAATAAATCCACCCACAAATAAATAGAAGATATTGTCTTGTAGTGGTGTTAAAAATAATATCATTAATACTGATCCAGTACCATAAATAGGGCAAATAGGTCCATGTAAAAATCCTCTGTTAATCAGCTTCTTATCGGTATAAATATGAAATATCACTTCTAGGCACCACCCTAAAAATGAATAAACTATAAAAATTAAAAATATAGTATGTAGATTTAAATATTGATTCAAGTCCCTCTCTCCAATCTTTATTTAGTGCAAATAGTATTAATTAATATATGTACCCACTATTACTTATCTATATCAATATAACAAAACTTTTTTCAAAGATTATTAATGTTGATTTTGTTGACACATTACAGAAATTATGGCTTATCCACAGTTTTAGAAAGTACATAATTTCCTATGTGGTATAAATAAAGCCAGCTCCTAATAAAAAGGGCTGGCTTTATTTATATA
Proteins encoded in this region:
- a CDS encoding putative ABC transporter permease → MIFHIYTDKKLINRGFLHGPICPIYGTGSVLMILFLTPLQDNIFYLFVGGFIVATILEYITGYVLEIAFDTKWWDYTNEKFNLKGYVCLRFSIMWGAASVFLMRVLNYKIQEIIYSIPNFMIEPLYNIILVIFVVDVTLTINSLIEFRAILKELKVIKEELSQKLKEKDTLLAQRRDKVYMRLKKRHISFLRMYPTLTKGKFSDLIGEIKSRIEERKI